The Quercus lobata isolate SW786 chromosome 4, ValleyOak3.0 Primary Assembly, whole genome shotgun sequence genome segment AATATTGTTGGATTTGGCTTCTCTGCTTCAACCTGTTTAAGGGAGAGAGAATCATAGTCAAGACCATAGATAGTAGAGGAAAACAAATTGTTCATAAGAAAAGTTCACCATTAGATTGCTAATACAATTATGATATATGTATGACATTATTTCTTGAAGTTTAAATGACTTCATTGAATGTAATATGGATCAGTGTACATATGCATGTGTATACATATCAGAAAGATAAACCTCATACACATGCCGCTAGCCATCCCATTGTGTGTATGAAAGggggtaataaaaaaaaaaaaaaaactatatataatgaAGAAATCAATGGACATACTTCAGCTGAAACTGCCACAGCATCAAACCAATGGTCACAGTTTAGAGATCGCATTAAAGGTCTTAACCGAGTGTCAAAATTTGACACAACACCCAACTTCACGCCTGCTTTCCTAAGAGCTTTAAATACATTCTCAGCATCAGGATCACAGAGGTGCCAAGCCTATGGAAAGAAAAATTGGAGAAAGAATTATAACTACATAAGTTTAAAACTCAAAGCATGCAATTTATAAAAGCTAATTTAGAAATGACCCAACCTTGTTAGTGCTATAGTAGTTGTAAAGTTCTTCAAAGTACTGGGAATCTGAACAGCCAGTGGAGTAACTGACTATATATTGCCAGAAAGGCCTTGCATCATTGACATATCTGCaattgaagaaaaacaaaaacattattgATTAAGATAAGAGATCCTCAACAAACATGACAGAAAAATTGCTACCTTTTGCAGTTCTGGTAATGGGAATGTGAAGAATATCATTCTTAATAAtgttcaattttaattatttacaa includes the following:
- the LOC115984195 gene encoding N-acylneuraminate-9-phosphatase-like, encoding MFLFFFNCRYVNDARPFWQYIVSYSTGCSDSQYFEELYNYYSTNKAWHLCDPDAENVFKALRKAGVKLGVVSNFDTRLRPLMRSLNCDHWFDAVAVSAEVEAEKPNPTIFLKACDLLGVKPEDAVHVGDDRRNDIWGATDAGCDAWLWGSEVHSFKEDLAY